The Methanolacinia petrolearia DSM 11571 genome has a segment encoding these proteins:
- a CDS encoding type IV pilin produces MMVLRDRREGVSVIIGTLLLILITVIAAAALAIMVSEFEKEEMERQAHVSAVENEDLRIVSIELENNRSDWLSFLENENFTQWNITVWDNTTWNNWSRISFDVSNMDIKDSKVIAVKINDDYAFTFYDEEGNSYDKDHPLLVEGTKTASINVSFLSSFKYNPKYVPEDETVKIVLISRYYNTFDKNFKSPVPSIDYTIETEDLLVADQLVLVLDGKQSFDEDGSVVDYLWTVEDWTNGSSCTNSTYTTSEVRIPLTSEGPFKVWLKVADNDGLTGESPEPVVIPKNSLYTPPMYIEVSGADSSFYVYVKNINGDGISDQPVTAALIDGNVSLSKWFGITDEYGKVEFNKNSGIGAIRLSSGKLAPQFYYFES; encoded by the coding sequence ATGATGGTATTGCGGGATCGCCGGGAAGGTGTTTCTGTTATAATCGGGACTCTTTTATTAATCCTGATCACGGTTATTGCGGCTGCAGCTCTTGCTATAATGGTTTCGGAGTTTGAAAAGGAGGAGATGGAAAGGCAGGCCCATGTCAGTGCGGTCGAAAATGAAGATTTACGCATAGTATCGATCGAACTTGAAAATAACAGAAGTGACTGGTTGTCTTTTCTCGAGAATGAAAATTTTACTCAATGGAATATCACCGTATGGGATAATACTACATGGAATAATTGGTCGAGGATAAGTTTTGATGTTTCTAATATGGATATAAAAGATTCGAAAGTAATTGCTGTAAAAATCAATGATGATTATGCATTCACGTTCTATGACGAAGAAGGCAACAGTTACGATAAAGACCATCCTCTTTTAGTAGAAGGGACAAAAACAGCCTCGATAAACGTAAGTTTTCTTTCATCTTTCAAATATAATCCTAAATATGTTCCGGAGGACGAAACAGTTAAAATCGTTCTGATATCGAGATACTACAACACCTTTGATAAAAACTTCAAGAGTCCTGTTCCTTCAATCGATTACACTATTGAAACCGAAGATCTGCTTGTTGCTGATCAGCTTGTCCTTGTCCTTGACGGCAAGCAGTCATTTGATGAGGACGGCAGTGTAGTTGATTATTTATGGACTGTTGAAGACTGGACAAACGGATCTTCCTGTACAAATTCAACATACACCACAAGTGAGGTCCGGATTCCGCTTACGAGCGAAGGGCCTTTTAAAGTCTGGCTGAAAGTCGCAGATAACGATGGCTTAACTGGAGAATCGCCTGAACCTGTTGTAATTCCGAAAAACTCCCTATATACTCCTCCTATGTATATTGAGGTGAGTGGTGCAGATAGCTCATTTTATGTGTACGTGAAAAATATCAATGGTGATGGTATTTCTGATCAGCCTGTTACGGCTGCATTAATTGATGGAAATGTCTCACTTTCAAAATGGTTCGGGATAACTGATGAATACGGGAAGGTTGAGTTTAATAAAAATTCAGGAATAGGAGCGATCAGGTTGTCGTCAGGGAAACTTGCTCCCCAGTTTTATTATTTTGAATCCTGA
- the tfrB gene encoding fumarate reductase (CoM/CoB) subunit TfrB — MASVKKVSLKVEILRQDPSSGITPSYKGYNVEVNEGARVLDVLIAVRDNLDPSLSFRYCCGAGQCGSCAIKINGEPKLACMTIAEDGMILEPLDLPVIKDLAVDLVSELSKMPGLVPSRCGELPEKEEIDRIKPIRDCIECMCCVSVCPAMRVVDFAGPTLMRQEMRLALDPRSSGNRVPLAVDEGLFTCTSCQACYLACPKKIAIPGRAIEKLRELANRQGLTLDRHKAVAELVRTTGRSVEKAGETFLEMVPEVIEPYGEVRCEVGFFVGCMYNMRVVQTCLDTIEVLKRNGIRVIVPKDQVCCGSPLIRTGQTQILENLKKTNIECFAKRGIDTVLTMCAGCGSTLKNDYDTPFEVIDINQLLVKYGIEPPEKLDVRVTYHDPCHLLRGQGVHDEPRELIGMFAREFVEMPSICCGAGGGVRSGLPDEAKALGMKRGEEIGKTGCDIVVTSCPFCEFHIQESTDKPVKNINSLILEGYRKKDGNC, encoded by the coding sequence ATGGCTTCGGTTAAGAAAGTCAGCCTGAAAGTAGAGATCCTGAGGCAGGACCCTTCTTCAGGAATCACTCCCTCTTACAAGGGTTATAATGTTGAGGTCAACGAGGGAGCTAGGGTGCTCGATGTACTGATCGCTGTAAGGGACAACCTGGATCCGTCTCTCTCTTTCAGGTACTGCTGCGGTGCAGGCCAGTGCGGAAGCTGTGCAATAAAGATAAACGGCGAACCGAAGCTTGCATGCATGACTATCGCAGAAGACGGGATGATTCTGGAACCTCTTGATCTTCCGGTCATAAAGGATCTTGCTGTCGATCTGGTCTCCGAGCTTTCAAAGATGCCCGGCCTTGTCCCCTCCAGATGCGGTGAACTTCCGGAAAAGGAAGAGATCGACAGGATAAAACCGATAAGAGACTGCATCGAGTGCATGTGCTGTGTATCAGTATGTCCCGCGATGAGGGTTGTTGATTTTGCAGGGCCGACCCTGATGAGACAGGAGATGAGGCTTGCACTTGATCCGCGGAGTTCAGGGAACCGGGTTCCGCTGGCTGTCGATGAAGGGCTTTTCACATGCACTTCCTGTCAGGCCTGTTACCTTGCCTGCCCCAAGAAGATAGCTATTCCCGGAAGAGCGATAGAGAAACTCAGGGAACTTGCCAACAGGCAGGGCTTAACACTTGACCGGCACAAGGCAGTTGCAGAATTGGTCAGGACCACAGGAAGAAGTGTCGAGAAGGCAGGTGAAACCTTCCTCGAGATGGTTCCTGAGGTAATCGAGCCTTATGGTGAGGTTCGCTGCGAGGTAGGCTTCTTTGTAGGCTGCATGTACAATATGAGAGTTGTTCAGACCTGTCTCGATACTATTGAGGTTCTTAAAAGAAACGGCATTAGGGTCATTGTCCCGAAAGATCAGGTCTGCTGCGGATCGCCTCTTATCAGGACCGGCCAGACGCAGATCCTTGAAAACCTGAAAAAGACGAATATCGAATGCTTTGCCAAAAGGGGCATTGATACCGTTCTTACAATGTGTGCGGGATGTGGATCGACACTTAAAAATGACTATGACACACCGTTTGAAGTGATTGATATCAACCAGTTGCTTGTCAAATACGGGATCGAGCCCCCGGAAAAACTTGATGTAAGGGTAACATATCATGATCCCTGCCACCTTCTCCGCGGTCAGGGCGTACATGACGAGCCGAGAGAACTCATCGGGATGTTCGCGAGAGAATTTGTCGAGATGCCGTCTATCTGCTGCGGTGCAGGCGGAGGTGTAAGATCAGGACTTCCTGATGAGGCGAAAGCGCTCGGGATGAAAAGGGGAGAGGAGATCGGGAAGACCGGCTGCGACATTGTCGTAACATCCTGCCCGTTCTGTGAGTTTCATATCCAGGAATCAACCGATAAGCCTGTGAAGAATATCAATTCACTTATCCTTGAGGGTTACAGGAAAAAAGACGGCAACTGCTGA
- the tfrA gene encoding fumarate reductase (CoM/CoB) subunit TfrA has protein sequence MVAENTENIIECHVLVIGSGGAGTRAAIEAARYGDVVMMSRSVAGKGGCTPMAEGGFNAVLNPADCCTLHEEDTMKGGAYLNDPELVKTLVAEAPERMKDLIDWGAVFDLTPERQLAQRPFGGQRFNRTCYAGDRTGHEMMMTLVEHLRTENIKILHEISAIELLKSKGSVCGAAGLDRSGNLVVIKADAVVLATGGAGQIYEVNTNCATGNGQGFALAFRAGTELIDMEMVQFHPTGAVQPYDARGRLITEAVRGEGGVLKNTKEERFMENYDPERMELSTRDVVARSIATEILEGRGTEKGGVYLDVSQLNDKYIEVKLPLMLEQFLNFGVDIRKEPMEVAPTAHHFMGGIRIDPHGVTNVPGLFACGEVTGGVHGANRLGGNSLADTQVFGKRAGESAGKSSLTRRNIDPIQIDAIRARLEGYLKGDKNPAEIRRRMKALMWENAGIFRTEEGLKTALSELEKLSGEKTKAESRENLIDCCTVADMLTTAVLVVKGSLIRPESRGANMRTDLGPCKNPEKSPYSHTFQSLEKSGIERKEEQ, from the coding sequence ATGGTTGCAGAGAATACGGAAAATATCATAGAATGCCATGTTCTGGTCATCGGAAGCGGTGGTGCCGGAACAAGAGCGGCAATCGAGGCTGCCCGTTACGGTGACGTGGTAATGATGAGCCGCTCTGTTGCCGGAAAGGGCGGCTGCACCCCTATGGCCGAAGGCGGTTTCAATGCGGTGCTGAATCCTGCGGACTGCTGTACCCTCCACGAGGAGGATACGATGAAGGGCGGTGCATACCTGAACGATCCTGAACTTGTAAAGACACTTGTGGCTGAAGCGCCTGAAAGGATGAAGGATCTTATTGACTGGGGTGCAGTCTTTGACCTTACGCCCGAAAGACAGCTTGCCCAGCGCCCGTTCGGAGGCCAGAGGTTCAACAGGACGTGCTATGCGGGTGACAGGACAGGTCATGAGATGATGATGACCCTCGTCGAGCACCTGAGGACTGAAAATATCAAAATACTTCACGAGATCTCTGCAATAGAACTTTTAAAATCCAAGGGAAGTGTCTGTGGTGCGGCAGGGCTTGACAGAAGTGGAAATTTGGTCGTCATAAAAGCCGATGCTGTCGTGCTCGCAACCGGCGGGGCCGGGCAGATTTATGAGGTTAATACGAACTGTGCAACGGGAAACGGTCAGGGTTTTGCACTTGCATTCAGGGCAGGAACGGAGCTTATCGACATGGAGATGGTGCAGTTCCACCCGACAGGTGCAGTTCAGCCGTATGACGCCCGCGGGAGGCTGATTACTGAGGCCGTCCGCGGTGAAGGCGGTGTTTTGAAGAATACTAAAGAAGAGAGGTTCATGGAGAATTATGATCCCGAAAGGATGGAGCTCTCGACAAGAGATGTCGTCGCACGCTCGATTGCAACCGAAATCCTCGAAGGCAGGGGAACTGAAAAAGGAGGCGTGTATCTCGATGTTTCGCAACTTAACGATAAATATATTGAAGTAAAGCTCCCGCTCATGCTTGAGCAGTTCCTCAACTTTGGTGTCGACATAAGGAAAGAGCCGATGGAGGTCGCACCCACTGCCCATCATTTCATGGGAGGCATCAGGATAGATCCTCATGGGGTGACTAATGTCCCCGGGCTCTTTGCATGCGGCGAGGTGACCGGTGGAGTCCACGGTGCAAACCGTCTCGGCGGAAATTCGCTTGCAGATACCCAGGTTTTCGGTAAGCGTGCCGGAGAATCCGCGGGAAAGAGTTCTTTGACCCGCAGAAATATCGATCCGATTCAGATCGATGCAATCCGGGCCCGTCTGGAAGGATACCTTAAAGGAGATAAGAATCCTGCCGAAATCCGCAGGAGAATGAAGGCATTGATGTGGGAGAATGCCGGAATATTCAGGACTGAAGAAGGCCTGAAAACAGCTCTTTCAGAGCTTGAAAAGCTCTCCGGAGAGAAAACTAAGGCTGAATCGCGTGAAAATCTTATCGATTGCTGTACAGTTGCAGATATGCTCACGACAGCCGTTCTCGTCGTGAAAGGCTCACTGATCAGGCCCGAATCACGGGGTGCCAACATGAGGACAGATCTCGGGCCCTGCAAAAATCCCGAAAAATCGCCATACAGCCACACGTTCCAGTCACTTGAAAAATCGGGAATTGAACGGAAGGAGGAGCAGTAG
- a CDS encoding aspartate kinase yields MKFGGTSVGDENCIGRVVSIISHYRSSGCELAVVVSAMSGVTDQLIAIAEEVEKSTDKPPIEATIQSLRTRHTKVLKGVAPDEYEAVSSDIENRLDNLKNILTAVHNLRELTPRSKDYIISFGERLSALIVSAALRQNGIDSMPLNGCEAGIITNERHGCANVLPESDARIKSRVGALLQDMVPVVMGYMGCTKDGIVTTLGRSGSDYSAAVVGSGIDADEIWIWTDVDGVMTANPRIIPDARVISDISYHEAMELSYFGAEVLHPRSIEPAMQKGIPVRVKNTFNPSAGGSCVLAYEKKDDRVVKGITYIEKVSIINITGAMMVGRPGVAKAIFTELADRNVNVMMISQGSSEANISLIVDDEHLDSAIAALSKVQQGGYVREVTYDRDVVAVAVVGTGMAGTPGISGRIFTALGKAGVNLMMISQGSSEVNISFVIAAEDGKKAVAVLHDEFELSKEESI; encoded by the coding sequence ATGAAATTTGGCGGCACATCGGTCGGCGATGAGAACTGCATCGGGCGCGTTGTGTCGATCATCAGCCATTACCGGAGTTCAGGGTGCGAACTTGCGGTTGTAGTATCGGCGATGTCCGGGGTTACGGATCAGCTTATTGCAATAGCGGAAGAGGTCGAAAAATCAACTGACAAGCCTCCGATTGAGGCTACCATACAGTCGCTTAGAACCAGACACACAAAGGTGCTTAAAGGAGTTGCACCCGACGAATATGAGGCGGTCTCATCTGATATTGAAAACCGTCTCGACAACCTGAAAAACATCCTCACCGCCGTCCATAATTTAAGAGAGCTCACTCCAAGATCCAAAGACTACATCATTTCTTTCGGCGAAAGGCTCTCGGCATTGATCGTGAGCGCAGCACTGAGGCAGAACGGGATCGATTCGATGCCACTCAACGGGTGTGAGGCAGGGATCATCACAAACGAGCGTCACGGGTGTGCAAATGTCCTGCCGGAGAGCGATGCAAGGATCAAAAGCAGGGTAGGAGCACTTCTGCAGGATATGGTCCCGGTTGTCATGGGGTATATGGGATGCACGAAGGACGGGATCGTCACAACGCTCGGGAGGAGCGGTTCGGACTATTCTGCGGCTGTCGTCGGTTCGGGAATAGATGCCGATGAGATCTGGATCTGGACTGATGTAGACGGCGTAATGACTGCAAACCCCCGCATAATTCCCGATGCACGTGTAATATCCGACATCTCATACCATGAGGCGATGGAGCTCTCATATTTCGGGGCGGAAGTGCTCCACCCGAGATCTATCGAACCTGCGATGCAGAAAGGAATCCCTGTCAGGGTCAAAAACACCTTCAACCCCTCTGCCGGGGGAAGCTGCGTCCTGGCATACGAGAAGAAGGACGATCGTGTAGTGAAAGGGATAACATATATCGAGAAGGTCTCCATCATAAACATCACAGGTGCTATGATGGTCGGAAGGCCGGGGGTCGCAAAAGCGATATTTACCGAACTTGCAGACAGAAACGTCAATGTTATGATGATCTCACAGGGATCATCAGAGGCGAACATCTCCCTGATAGTGGATGATGAGCATCTCGATTCTGCAATCGCGGCACTTTCAAAGGTCCAGCAGGGAGGATACGTCCGCGAGGTCACGTATGACAGGGATGTAGTCGCAGTGGCCGTTGTCGGAACCGGTATGGCAGGAACACCGGGCATCTCCGGCAGGATATTCACGGCGCTTGGAAAAGCGGGAGTCAACCTCATGATGATATCGCAGGGATCTTCAGAGGTGAACATATCCTTCGTAATAGCAGCAGAGGACGGAAAGAAGGCAGTAGCTGTTCTTCACGATGAATTCGAACTTTCTAAAGAGGAGAGCATATGA
- the purM gene encoding phosphoribosylformylglycinamidine cyclo-ligase encodes MKKNVAGGYTYSEAGVDISLEELGVKTLVSQLKYRRTGGYQMCSDVGHFAGLVDFGDYVLALAVDGVGTKMLVADRLKNWSTLGIDCIAMNVNDLYVMNIEPVAFVDYIATDKVEPDKMRQIGEGLNEGARLANINLIGGETATLKGLVNGLDLAGTCLGVGKKDEIITGAAIKEGDVIIGVPSTGIHSNGLTLARKVVDSYADYSEKMPWGKTLGEELLTPTRIYSEVLEVTRNCEIHGMCHITGGGLNNLRRLGPYGFDISTPLAPSPIFKWIEEIGNIDKHEMYRTFNMGMGYVFIAPKEEAGKITEIVPDSKIVGEITGEEGVRLEGEVFEK; translated from the coding sequence ATGAAAAAGAACGTCGCGGGCGGCTATACATACAGCGAGGCCGGTGTGGACATCAGCCTCGAAGAACTGGGCGTCAAAACCCTGGTCTCACAACTCAAGTACAGGAGAACCGGCGGATATCAAATGTGCAGCGATGTGGGCCACTTCGCCGGGCTCGTCGACTTCGGGGATTACGTGCTTGCACTTGCCGTAGACGGCGTAGGGACGAAGATGCTTGTTGCAGACAGGCTGAAAAACTGGTCGACTCTTGGAATCGACTGCATCGCGATGAATGTAAACGACCTTTACGTGATGAACATAGAGCCGGTTGCATTCGTCGATTATATCGCAACCGACAAGGTCGAGCCTGATAAGATGAGGCAGATCGGAGAAGGCCTGAACGAGGGTGCGAGGCTTGCGAATATAAATCTCATCGGCGGCGAAACTGCGACACTAAAAGGGCTTGTAAACGGCCTTGATCTTGCCGGGACCTGCCTGGGTGTAGGTAAAAAGGATGAGATCATCACCGGTGCGGCAATAAAGGAAGGAGATGTCATTATCGGAGTTCCTTCAACCGGTATCCATTCCAACGGGCTGACACTCGCAAGGAAGGTCGTCGATTCGTACGCTGATTACAGCGAGAAGATGCCGTGGGGAAAGACGCTCGGAGAGGAGCTTCTTACACCTACAAGGATCTACAGTGAAGTCCTTGAAGTAACCCGTAATTGCGAGATCCACGGGATGTGCCATATTACAGGCGGAGGCTTAAACAACCTCAGAAGACTCGGACCCTACGGGTTCGACATCTCCACTCCCCTTGCACCCTCACCGATATTCAAGTGGATCGAAGAGATCGGAAATATCGATAAGCACGAGATGTACAGGACATTCAATATGGGAATGGGCTATGTCTTCATCGCACCGAAAGAAGAAGCCGGAAAGATCACGGAAATCGTTCCCGACTCAAAGATTGTCGGCGAGATCACCGGCGAAGAAGGCGTCCGCCTCGAAGGCGAAGTCTTCGAGAAATAA
- a CDS encoding Vms1/Ankzf1 family peptidyl-tRNA hydrolase encodes MLDKFLNRGAEEEKERLLNTIRDLEKDNESLRKRLSKREKKAAEDPARRQELEESLKKALTKIGVLEHELEACRNENNDSSGPSFKSFKLSLRESMEFIDLLSSLRSEKGELLSVYGTPGDDEILSKVPVQGIADFILDDQGDTGFVLFHGGGSELLPVFASFPPFPVESSFSVSGNSYETAELSAILNSERAAAFVLAHAGESFIGIADAKNVLFGELVRTGVKEKHSKGGWSQKRFERLREEDIRHHAEKAAAAFDSMMESHSDIVECLVLLGDIRLAEAIAAGSPLERIIRTTDIKPDRHCGEALRKEIWSSVWFRF; translated from the coding sequence ATGCTTGATAAATTTTTGAATCGTGGCGCAGAAGAGGAGAAAGAGCGTCTTCTGAATACAATAAGAGATCTCGAGAAGGATAATGAAAGTCTCCGCAAAAGGCTTTCAAAGAGGGAAAAAAAGGCGGCGGAGGACCCTGCAAGGAGGCAGGAGCTCGAAGAGTCGCTGAAAAAGGCACTGACAAAAATTGGTGTTCTCGAGCATGAACTTGAGGCCTGCAGGAATGAAAATAATGACTCCTCTGGTCCGTCTTTTAAAAGTTTTAAGCTATCACTGCGGGAATCCATGGAGTTCATTGATCTACTGTCCTCACTGCGATCGGAGAAGGGGGAGCTCCTGTCCGTTTACGGTACTCCCGGGGATGATGAGATCCTTTCGAAAGTGCCGGTGCAGGGAATTGCGGATTTTATTCTTGATGACCAGGGAGATACAGGATTTGTTCTTTTTCATGGCGGCGGATCTGAATTATTGCCTGTTTTTGCGTCTTTCCCGCCATTTCCTGTTGAATCGTCTTTTTCGGTATCCGGCAATTCCTATGAGACCGCCGAACTGTCAGCCATCTTAAATTCCGAAAGGGCAGCAGCCTTTGTACTGGCACACGCGGGAGAGTCTTTCATAGGAATCGCCGACGCAAAGAATGTCCTCTTCGGAGAACTTGTAAGGACAGGTGTCAAGGAGAAGCATTCGAAGGGCGGGTGGTCGCAGAAGAGATTCGAGAGGCTCAGGGAGGAGGATATCCGTCATCATGCGGAAAAGGCCGCAGCTGCGTTTGATTCTATGATGGAATCCCACAGTGACATTGTGGAATGCCTTGTCCTTCTGGGGGATATCCGGCTTGCAGAGGCGATTGCTGCAGGCAGTCCTCTTGAAAGGATCATACGAACTACCGATATCAAACCGGACAGGCACTGCGGAGAGGCTCTTCGAAAAGAGATATGGTCTTCCGTCTGGTTCAGGTTTTAG
- a CDS encoding ZPR1 zinc finger domain-containing protein, whose product MRRVITAPCPVCSKDIQYIYQTERIPYFSEVMLAHASCDCGFKSVDTMVMGDNNPIRYTVKVDGEEDLAIRVVRSSRGTIEIPEFGILVEPGPMCEAFISNVEGVLLRILNVVEGITIRSDEEPEKANAIALKERLERAREGKEPFTLIIQDINGNSGIVSKKAKKSEYIPYGDVPEES is encoded by the coding sequence TTGAGAAGGGTTATTACAGCTCCATGTCCGGTCTGTTCGAAGGATATCCAATATATATATCAGACTGAAAGAATTCCCTATTTTTCAGAGGTTATGCTTGCCCATGCTTCCTGTGACTGTGGTTTTAAATCGGTTGACACTATGGTCATGGGAGACAACAATCCGATCCGGTACACTGTAAAGGTCGATGGAGAGGAGGATCTCGCGATAAGGGTTGTCAGGAGCAGCAGGGGCACGATCGAGATTCCTGAATTCGGTATACTTGTCGAACCGGGCCCTATGTGCGAGGCATTCATATCGAATGTCGAAGGTGTCCTTTTGAGGATCTTAAACGTCGTCGAAGGAATTACCATCCGTTCAGATGAAGAACCTGAGAAGGCTAATGCCATCGCGTTAAAAGAGAGGCTTGAGAGGGCACGCGAAGGAAAAGAGCCGTTTACATTAATTATCCAGGATATCAACGGGAACAGTGGAATCGTCAGCAAAAAGGCCAAAAAATCCGAATATATCCCCTATGGCGATGTGCCTGAAGAATCCTGA